The Shewanella japonica genome has a window encoding:
- the aceB gene encoding malate synthase A: MTAEQLVARYAKSQPSADTELPTSAELALIGPGVPGQDTIFNDGALSLLAALCEEFTQEVPELLSKRQQKQQRIDNGELPDFLPETRAIRDGEWSIRGMPDDLKDRRVEITGPVDRKMIINALNANVKVFMADFEDSLAPSWEKVVQGQINLRDAVRGDISFTAENTGKHYSLDEDPAVLICRVRGLHLKEKHVEFKGEAIPGGLFDFAMYFYHNYHQLLAKGSGPYFYIPKLESHVEARWWAKVFAFVEERFCLKPGTIKCTCLIETLPAVFEMDEILYELRSNIVALNCGRWDYIFSYIKTLKKHADRVLPDRQAVTMNTPFLSAYSRLLVKTCHKRGALAMGGMAAFIPAKTPEANEQVLQKVKGDKELEARNGHDGTWVAHPGLADTAMTIFNDYIGAGTNQLHITRDVDAPILADELLTPCDGERTEDGMRLNIRIALQYIEAWIQGNGCVPIYGLMEDAATAEISRTSIWQWIQHEKSLSNGKLVTKALFKEMLSEELANVEQELGSARFNQGKFNQAACLFDEITTSDELVDFLTLPGYELLTA, from the coding sequence ATGACAGCAGAACAATTAGTGGCTAGATATGCGAAATCCCAGCCAAGTGCTGATACTGAATTACCAACAAGTGCAGAACTTGCATTAATCGGTCCAGGGGTCCCAGGACAAGATACGATATTTAATGATGGTGCTTTATCTTTATTAGCTGCGCTTTGTGAAGAGTTCACTCAAGAAGTGCCTGAGTTACTAAGTAAGCGTCAGCAAAAACAGCAACGAATTGATAATGGTGAATTACCAGACTTTTTACCTGAAACTCGTGCTATTAGAGACGGTGAGTGGTCAATTCGAGGCATGCCAGACGACTTGAAAGATCGTCGTGTTGAGATAACCGGTCCAGTAGACCGTAAAATGATTATTAATGCTCTGAATGCGAACGTAAAAGTGTTTATGGCAGATTTTGAAGACTCATTAGCGCCGAGTTGGGAGAAAGTGGTTCAAGGCCAAATTAACCTTCGAGATGCCGTCAGAGGTGACATCAGTTTTACAGCCGAAAATACCGGTAAGCATTACAGCTTAGATGAAGATCCTGCCGTACTAATTTGTCGAGTACGTGGTTTGCATCTTAAAGAAAAGCATGTCGAATTTAAAGGTGAGGCTATCCCGGGTGGCTTATTTGATTTCGCCATGTACTTCTACCACAACTATCATCAGCTTTTAGCTAAAGGCAGCGGTCCATACTTTTACATTCCAAAACTGGAAAGCCATGTTGAAGCACGTTGGTGGGCAAAAGTGTTTGCTTTCGTTGAAGAACGTTTTTGTCTAAAACCTGGCACGATTAAATGTACTTGTTTGATTGAAACTTTACCTGCCGTATTTGAAATGGATGAGATTCTTTATGAGTTACGTTCAAACATTGTGGCATTAAATTGTGGTCGTTGGGATTACATCTTTAGCTATATCAAAACACTGAAGAAGCATGCAGACCGTGTATTGCCAGACAGACAAGCCGTTACGATGAACACACCATTTTTGAGTGCATATTCACGCTTGTTAGTTAAAACCTGTCATAAGCGTGGTGCGTTAGCGATGGGCGGTATGGCGGCATTTATTCCAGCTAAAACACCTGAAGCAAATGAGCAAGTACTGCAAAAGGTTAAAGGCGACAAAGAACTTGAAGCACGCAATGGTCATGACGGTACATGGGTCGCTCATCCTGGACTTGCTGATACAGCAATGACCATATTCAACGATTATATCGGTGCAGGCACTAATCAGTTGCACATTACTCGTGATGTTGATGCGCCTATCTTAGCGGATGAGTTACTCACCCCCTGTGATGGGGAACGTACCGAAGATGGCATGCGTTTAAATATCCGCATTGCGCTGCAATACATTGAAGCGTGGATCCAAGGTAACGGTTGTGTCCCAATTTACGGACTCATGGAAGATGCGGCAACTGCAGAGATATCTCGTACTTCAATCTGGCAATGGATCCAGCATGAAAAATCACTGTCTAACGGCAAACTTGTCACTAAAGCGTTATTCAAAGAGATGCTCAGTGAAGAGCTCGCTAATGTTGAGCAGGAACTAGGTTCAGCACGTTTTAACCAAGGTAAATTTAATCAAGCTGCTTGTTTGTTTGATGAAATTACCACCTCAGATGAACTTGTCGATTTCTTAACGTTACCAGGCTATGAGCTGTTAACCGCTTAA